Proteins encoded together in one Eublepharis macularius isolate TG4126 chromosome 2, MPM_Emac_v1.0, whole genome shotgun sequence window:
- the SOCS4 gene encoding suppressor of cytokine signaling 4, with protein sequence MAENKERDNKNTDVRPKTSRSRSADRKDGYVWSRKKLSWSKRSDSSSDAETASTSGKSTFGLRNQERKHSCSSTELDLERSCGHRFLGRSLKQKLQDAVGQCFPIKNCSSRHSSALPSKRKIHISELMLDTCPFPPRSELAFRWHLIKRHTAPIQQKSESWLSVESCHSEGKDGDVESADGGGPVVLQACDFSSGASCRCSPRDESAASRPMKNREESDMDSDDEVVTLCTSSRKRNKPRWDPDDELLQLESPPKYHTQIDYVHCLVPDLLQINNNPCYWGVMDKYAAEALLDGKPEGTFLLRDSAQEDYLFSVSFRRYSRSLHARIEQWNHNFSFDAHDPCVFHSPDITGLLEHYKDPSSCMFFEPLLSTPLNRTFPFSLQHICRTVICNYTTYDGIDALPVPPSVKLYLKEYHYKSKVRVLRIDAPEQQT encoded by the coding sequence atggcagaaaataaaGAAAGGGATAATAAGAATACAGACGTAAGGCCGAAAACCAGCCGGAGCAGAAGCGCAGACAGAAAGGATGGTTATGTATGGAGCAGGAAAAAACTTTCCTGGTCAAAACGGAGTGACAGCAGTTCTGATGCTGAAACAGCAAGTACTTCAGGGAAATCCACATTTGGTTTGAGGAACCAGGAGCGGAAGCACAGCTGTTCCTCGACTGAGCTGGACCTGGAACGATCATGTGGCCACAGGTTCCTCGGCCGATCTCTGAAACAGAAACTGCAAGACGCTGTGGGGCAGTGTTTCCCCATCAAGAACTGCAGCAGTCGGCATTCTTCGGCGCTTCCCTCCAAGAGGAAAATACATATCAGCGAGCTGATGCTGGACACGTGCCCCTTCCCGCCGCGATCTGAGCTAGCTTTTCGTTGGCACTTAATCAAACGGCACACTGCCCCCATTCAGCAGAAATCGGAAAGCTGGCTCAGTGTGGAGTCTTGCCACAGTGAAGGGAAAGATGGAGACGTGGAGAGTGCGGATGGAGGAGGGCCGGTGGTTCTGCAGGCATGCGATTTCAGCAGCGGCGCTTCCTGCAGATGCAGTCCCCGAGACGAGTCTGCTGCGAGTCGGCCGATGAAGAACAGAGAAGAGAGCGACATGGACTCTGATGACGAAGTGGTGACTCTTTGTACCAGCTCCAGAAAGAGAAACAAGCCGCGATGGGACCCTGACGATGAGCTGCTGCAACTGGAATCACCTCCTAAGTACCACACCCAGATCGACTACGTCCATTGCCTGGTCCCTGACCTCCTTCAGATCAATAATAACCCATGCTACTGGGGAGTGATGGATAAATATGCTGCAGAAGCGCTTCTAGATGGAAAGCCGGAAGGAACTTTTTTGCTACGAGACTCTGCCCAGGAAGATTACTTGTTCTCGGTTAGTTTTAGGCGGTACAGTCGCTCCCTGCACGCCAGGATTGAGCAGTGGAATCACAACTTCAGCTTCGACGCACACGACCCGTGTGTCTTCCATTCCCCTGACATCACGGGGCTCTTAGAACATTACAAAGATCCGAGCTCGTGTATGTTCTTCGAACCGCTGCTTTCGACTCCGTTAAACAGgactttccccttttctcttcaACATATATGCAGGACTGTTATTTGTAACTATACAACTTACGACGGCATAGATGCACTTCCTGTACCTCCATCTGTGAAGTTGTATCTGAAGGAATATCACTATAAGTCAAAAGTTAGAGTCCTCAGGATAGACGCACCAGAGCAACAAACCTAA